In Dryobates pubescens isolate bDryPub1 chromosome 6, bDryPub1.pri, whole genome shotgun sequence, a genomic segment contains:
- the VIP gene encoding VIP peptides, with translation MEHRGASPRLLALALLSALCWRVRALPPRGAAFPPLPRLGNRVSFDGASEPDHVHGSFKSESDILQNTLPENEKFYFDLSRIIDSSQDSPVKRHSDAVFTDNYSRFRKQMAVKKYLNSVLTGKRSQEELNPAKLRDESELPEPSFSENYDSADELLSHLPLDF, from the exons ATGGAGCACCGCGGCGCCTCCCCGCGCCTTCTCGCCCTCGCCCTCCTCAGTGCCCTCTGCTGGCGGGTGCGGGCGCTGCCCCCACGTGGCGCCGCCTTCCCCCCGCTCCCGCG ATTGGGAAACAGAGTGTCATTTGATGGAGCCAGTGAACCTGACCATGTCCATGGGTCATTTAAATCTGAATCAGACATTTTGCAGAACACGCTACCTGAAAATGAGAAGTTCTATTTTGATCTGTCCAGAATTATTGATAG CTCTCAGGACAGTCCGGTCAAACGCCACTCTGATGCTGTCTTCACTGACAACTACAGCCGCTTTCGAAAGCAAATGGCTGTGAAGAAATACTTAAACTCAGTTTTAACTGGAAAAAGAAG CCAGGAAGAGCTAAACCCTGCTAAACTTCGGGATGAATCAGAACTTCCTGAACCTTCCTTTTCAGAAAACTATGATTCTGCAGATGAGCTACTGAGCCACCTACCGCTG GACTTCTGA
- the MYCT1 gene encoding myc target protein 1 isoform X2, whose product MLWIETVLTLQSHGHQSFGITIAFTVSMVVGLVIGGIIWALFTCLSRRRASAHISQGGSSAFSRWSRPSSHGHTTGRTGFYRNSSCERRSNLSLASLTFQRQASLEQANSFPRKSSFRASTFHPFLQCPPLPVETNSQLITLTPTNTTTTLVGSTTNSLSRPEFHWSNNNLRICHSTQTPPPAYETIIKAFPDS is encoded by the coding sequence ATAACAATAGCCTTCACAGTGTCCATGGTGGTTGGACTGGTGATTGGAGGGATCATTTGGGCTTTGTTCACTTGCTTGTCCCGTCGCAGAGCTAGTGCCCACATTTCCCAGGGTGGTTCCTCAGCCTTCAGCCGTTGGTCCAGACCCTCCTCCCATGGCCATACTACAGGCAGGACTGGATTTTACCGCAACAGCAGCTGCGAGCGTCGGAGCAACCTCAGCCTGGCCAGCCTCACCTTCCAGAGGCAAGCCTCCTTAGAGCAAGCCAATTCTTTCCCCAGGAAGTCAAGCTTCCGCGCATCCACCTTCCACCCTTTCCTGCAATGTCCTCCCCTCCCTGTTGAGACGAACAGCCAATTGATCACCCTCACTCCCACAAATACCACCACAACCCTTGTGGGAAGCACCACTAACAGCTTAAGTCGACCTGAATTCCACTGGTCAAACAACAACCTCCGCATCTGCCACTCCACACAAACCCCACCTCCTGCCTATGAAACCATCATAAAAGCTTTCCCAGACTCCTGA